One stretch of Xiphophorus hellerii strain 12219 chromosome 21, Xiphophorus_hellerii-4.1, whole genome shotgun sequence DNA includes these proteins:
- the dph2 gene encoding 2-(3-amino-3-carboxypropyl)histidine synthase subunit 2 encodes MADAFSSSSETVIQRVVDVSLKENTPAEKLAELYQITRTCAFISEHHFGKVALQFPDELLVDSAAVAAEIERNSRAKTFILGDTSYGSCCVDEVAAEHVGADCIVHYGNACLSPSKRLPVMYVFERRTLDVEKCAASFRDLYADTQTHILLLYDVNYDHAIGDLRTLLSPEYPNLVVTELVVEGENCYSHGRIDKETRPSEDDNSQTICQFGRRFSLKSGSSLTDYRMFYVGQEGATLRNFMMTWNRCSFCSFDPVSMTGRLESVNVNRALMKRYYAIERAKDANVVGILVGTLGVADYLAIIQQLKETLRRAGKKSYMFAMGKLNVPKLANFLEIDIFVLIACPENSLLDSSEFYKPVVTPFEMEVACNRKREWSEEYVTDFRHLLPGGQSHVPMADQQEGDDETDVSLITGALRSRNPPSGEPADSSFGSSVVLRNQTTTVADANSAASFLAGRSWRGLEQKLGETPVVKAVQGRRGIAIAYEDEGAP; translated from the exons ATGGCTGATGCGTTCAGTAGCAGCTCGGAGACTGTGATTCAGCGTGTGGTCGACGTTAGCCTGAAGGAAAACACCCCTGCTGAAAAACTCGCCGAGTTGTATCAGATTACGAGGACATGCGCCTTCATCAGCGAGCATCACTTTGGAAAG gttgcTCTGCAGTTTCCCGATGAGCTGCTGGTCGACTCGGCCGCTGTGGCTGCGGAGATTGAGAGAAACAGTCGAGCCAAAACGTTTATTTTGGGAGACACCTCCTATGGCAG CTGCTGTGTCGACGAGGTAGCAGCAGAACACGTCGGCGCCGACTGCATCGTTCACTACGGCAACGCCTGCCTCAGCCCGTCCAAACGACTTCCTGTCATGTACGTCTTTGAGAGACGGACCCTGGATGTGGAGAAGTGCGCCGCCTCTTTCAGGGACCTTTACGCGGACACACAGACGCACATCCTCCTCCTTTATGACGTCAACTACGATCACGCTATTG GTGATCTTCGGACGCTCCTCTCACCAGAGTATCCAAACCTTGTAGTCACTGAGCTTGTTGTTGAAGGGGAAAACTGTTACAGTCATGGACGGATCGATAAAGAAACCCGTCCATCTGAGGATGACAACAGCCAGACCATTTGTCAATTCGGACGACGGTTCTCCTTAAAAAGTGGTTCATCTCTAACGGATTACCGTATGTTCTATGTAGGCCAGGAGGGAGCCACTTTACGAAACTTCATGATGACCTGGAATCGCTGCTCGTTTTGTTCTTTCGATCCTGTCTCAATGACGGGAAGGCTGGAGTCTGTGAACGTCAACCGTGCTCTCATGAAACGCTACTATGCCATCGAAAGGGCCAAAGACGCTAACGTGGTCGGCATCCTCGTCGGCACCCTGGGCGTGGCCGACTACCTCGCCATCATCCAGCAACTCAAAGAGACTCTTCGCAGAGCCGGCAAGAAGAGCTACATGTTCGCCATGGGGAAGCTCAACGTTCCCAAACTAGCGAACTTTCTGGAGATCGACATCTTCGTGCTAATCGCGTGTCCCGAGAACTCGCTGCTGGACTCCAGCGAGTTCTACAAGCCCGTGGTGACGCCGTTCGAGATGGAGGTGGCTTGCAACAGGAAGAGGGAGTGGTCCGAGGAATACGTCACGGATTTTCGACATCTTCTTCCAG GTGGACAGAGTCACGTGCCGATGGCCGATCAGCAGGAAGGCGACGACGAAACCGACGTATCGTTGATAACCGGAGCGCTGCGGAGTCGGAACCCGCCGAGCGGCGAGCCCGCGGACTCCTCCTTCGGGTCCTCTGTGGTGCTGAGGAACCAGACTACGACTGTGGCCGACGCGAACTCAGCAG CGTCTTTCCTGGCGGGTCGAAGCTGGCGAGGCCTGGAGCAGAAGCTGGGGGAAACTCCTGTAGTAAAGGCAGTGCAGGGCAGGAGAGGCATAGCTATCGCCTACGAAGACGAAGGAGCGCCTTGA
- the ncf2 gene encoding neutrophil cytosol factor 2 yields the protein MSFVDTLRQWDEAVTCADRQDWPEALSIFLSIQEPNSKICFDIGCLHLRNQDLDAAEKAFDCSIRKDEHLAVAFFQRGITFYKQKRYEESSADFQGAFKALRNNQLIDYKALGLRYILYACEVLHNIALAEAQLGNWENAQKNLAKALDYKTEAKLSVIDRALQATLKRKLFKLVEFPSKTLFKPNKHYVAELEKKDYLGKAKVVASVVPQDEFSGFAPLQPQVEDGPAAPKEPEVLRALEGEAHTVLFEFVPETSDELAVVPGNIVFVLQKGTDNWAYVVFNERKGLVPYNYLEPTLDISLGSKKIKGVARLHSRDPPRIPERIQGLSPGRSRNTQQQPEDNSCFVKIRFTFNFAVSVPSGSSYVVLIEKISKKLNLNSTAITLSSDSRGKNLIDNNTEMEDVWSRAEDGRIILWCTTKEQSDGKPQKEVYLVALHSYNSSNPEDLSLQEGDKIKLLSKVNQDWLEGQCNGNTGIFPASFATEVPVDGQ from the exons ATGTCTTTCGTGGACACCCTGCGGCAGTGGGACGAGGCTGTGACCTGCGCCGACAGACAGGACTGGCCGGAAGCCCTCAGCATCTTCCTGTCCATCCAGGAACCCAACTCCAAAATCTGTTTCGACATCGGCTGCCTCCACCTCCGCAACCAAGACCTGGACGCTGCTGAAAAG GCGTTTGATTGCAGCATACGTAAGGATGAGCACTTGGCAGTCGCCTTCTTTCAAAGAGGAATCAccttttacaaacagaaaag GTATGAGGAGAGCTCAGCAGATTTCCAGGGAGCTTTTAAAGCTCTCCGAAACAACCAGCTGATCGATTACAAGGCGCTCGGTCTCAGATACATCCTGTATGCATGTGAG GTTCTCCACAACATAGCTCTGGCTGAGGCTCAGCTGGGCAACTGGGAAAACGCCCAGAAAAACCTGGCGAAGGCCCTCGACTACAAAACGGAGGCCAAGCTCAGCGTCATCGACAGAGCTTTGCAGGCGACTCTG AAACGGAAGCTTTTCAAGCTGGTCGAGTTCCCTTCAAAGACTCTGTTCAAACCGAACAAGCACTACGTAGCCGAGCTGGAGAAGAAGGACTATCTGGGCAAAGCAAAG GTTGTTGCCTCCGTCGTTCCACAAGACGAGTTCTCTGGATTTGCCCCGCTGCAGCCCCAG GTTGAAGATGGTCCAGCTGCTCCAAAAGAACCAGAGGTCCTGAG AGCGCTGGAAGGGGAGGCGCACACAGTGCTGTTTGAGTTTGTTCCAGAGACCAGCGATGAGTTGGCTGTAGTGCCGGGCAACATTGTATTTGTGTTGCAGAAAGGGACCGACAACTGGGCATATGTGGTCTTCAATGAACGG AAGGGACTCGTTCCGTACAACTACCTGGAGCCTACCCTGGACATCTCCCTGGGTTCTAAAAAAATCAAG GGCGTGGCCAGACTTCACAGTCGAGACCCTCCGAGAATACCGGAGAGGATTCAAG GTCTTAGTCCTGGCCGCAGCAGGAACACTCAGCAGCAG CCAGAGGACAATTCTTGTTTTGTCAAAATCCGCTTCACCTTCAACTTTGCCGTATCGGTGCCGTCTGGGTCTTCTTACGTGGTTCTGATAGAGAAAATCAGCAAGAAGCTGAATCTCAACTCTACTGCCATCACCTTGAG cTCGGATTCTCGGGGGAAAAATCTCATCGATAACAACACGGAGATGGAAGACGTGTGGAGTCGTGCTGAGGATGGGCGCATCATCTTATGGTGTACCACCAAAGAG CAAAGTGATGGAAAGCCACAGAAGGAGGTTTACTTGGTGGCGCTTCACTCCTACAACTCTTCGAACCCAGAAGACCTGAGCCTCCAGGAAGGAGATAAAATCAAATTGCTCTCCAAAG TAAACCAGGATTGGTTGGAAGGGCAGTGTAATGGGAACACTGGTATATTCCCTGCATCATTTGCAACAGAAGTTCCTGTGGATGGACAATGA